From Electrophorus electricus isolate fEleEle1 chromosome 8, fEleEle1.pri, whole genome shotgun sequence, the proteins below share one genomic window:
- the LOC118241822 gene encoding trace amine-associated receptor 13c-like, producing the protein MNFNNTERCLWNSCPERSLSTGIYTLLYFCEAVVVLLTVCGNLLIVISVCHFKQLHTPTNMLILSLAMSDCLVGVFVIPAALTWMIESCWLFSALYRMCFTFMSFFLTTMSIFNVALIAVDRYLALSKPFMYNKTVSVSKMCIVLLSFWILLFFYNIVLQYYIGSFDGPVMCLGNSYFIWSMVDLVLTFVLPCAVIIIFYGLVFFIAKKHATAIRDLNSQTRTQTSKNMSDSMKSERKAAKVLGILVSVFLACLFPYFVYTVLGNVIEIEEKQLQQLLMLVYLNSSINPVIYALFYPWFRRSVKLILTLHIFYTDSTLINVL; encoded by the coding sequence ATGAATTTTAACAATACTGAACGCTGCCTCTGGAATTCATGTCCAGAGAGATCGCTGTCTACTGGAATATacactttgctttatttttgtgaAGCGGTTGTTGTTCTTCTGACAGTATGTGGGAATCTACTCATCgtcatctctgtgtgtcactttaagcagctccacacaccaactaacatgctcatcctctctctggcaATGTCAGACTGCCTGGTTGGAGTCTTTGTGATCCCTGCAGCATTAACCTGGATGATTGAATCATGTTGGCTTTTTAGTGCATTGTACCGTatgtgttttacattcatgtctttttttctcacaacCATGTCAATATTTAATGTTGCTCTTATTGCTGTTGATCGGTATCTTGCTCTCTCTAAACCTTTTATGTACAACAAAACAGTTTCAGTGAGCAAAATGTGCATTGTACTTCTATCTTTCtggattttattgtttttttataataTAGTACTTCAGTATTACATTGGCAGCTTTGATGGTCCTGTAATGTGTCTTGGAAACAGCTACTTTATCTGGTCTATGGTTGACCTAGTgttgacttttgttttaccATGTGCTGTAATAATTATATTCTATGGTCTAGTTTTCTTTATTGCCAAGAAACATGCTACTGCTATAAGAGATCTTAATAGTCAGACCAGGACTCAGACCTCAAAGAACATGTCAGactcaatgaaatctgagagaaaagcagcaaagGTTCTTGGCATTTTAGTATCTGTGTTTTTGGCATGTTTATTTCCTTACTTTGTTTACACTGTATTAGGTAATGTCATAGAAattgaagaaaaacaattacagcaACTCTTGATGTTGGTTTATCTTAATTCTTCCATTAATCCAgtgatttatgctttgttttatccatggtttagaagatctgttaaattaattttaactcTTCACATATTCTACACTGACTCCACACTGATAAATGTTCTTTGA